The following are encoded in a window of Streptomyces sp. SAT1 genomic DNA:
- a CDS encoding DUF3710 domain-containing protein, whose translation MFGRRKKKGAAEDAAGEAEQVVDSVGTEADEEEETERERVRLEPEPRPDGPWDSSEVSDPDEGRVDLGGLFVPGVDGMELRVEVAGDAIVAATVVLGDSAVQLQAFAAPKREGIWGEVREEIATGITQQGGIVDETEGPLGWELRAQVPVQLPDGTGGFQVVRFVGVDGPRWFLRGVISGQGAVQPQAAGLLEQIFRDTVVVRGEGPMAPRDPIVLKLPNDAQMVPEGVQQDEGQSRFSGGMGQLQRGPEITEVR comes from the coding sequence GTGTTCGGACGTCGCAAGAAGAAGGGTGCCGCCGAGGACGCGGCCGGCGAGGCCGAGCAGGTCGTCGACAGCGTCGGCACCGAGGCGGACGAAGAGGAAGAGACCGAGCGCGAGCGGGTGCGGCTCGAACCCGAGCCCCGCCCCGACGGCCCCTGGGACAGCTCCGAGGTGAGCGACCCGGACGAGGGCCGGGTGGACCTGGGCGGTCTGTTCGTGCCCGGCGTGGACGGCATGGAGCTGCGGGTCGAGGTCGCGGGCGACGCGATCGTCGCGGCGACCGTCGTCCTGGGGGACAGCGCGGTCCAGCTGCAGGCCTTCGCCGCACCCAAGCGCGAGGGCATCTGGGGCGAGGTGCGCGAGGAGATCGCCACCGGCATCACCCAGCAGGGCGGCATCGTCGACGAGACCGAGGGCCCGCTCGGCTGGGAGCTGCGCGCCCAGGTCCCGGTGCAGCTGCCGGACGGCACGGGCGGCTTCCAGGTCGTGCGGTTCGTCGGTGTGGACGGCCCCCGCTGGTTCCTGCGCGGGGTGATCTCCGGGCAGGGCGCGGTGCAGCCGCAGGCCGCCGGACTGCTGGAGCAGATCTTCCGGGACACGGTCGTGGTCCGCGGCGAGGGCCCGATGGCGCCCCGCGACCCGATCGTGCTGAAGCTGCCCAACGACGCCCAGATGGTCCCCGAGGGCGTCCAGCAGGACGAGGGCCAGTCCCGCTTCTCCGGCGGCATGGGCCAGCTCCAGCGCGGCCCGGAGATCACCGAGGTCCGCTAG
- a CDS encoding ABC transporter ATP-binding protein, with the protein MSQVATDTMVRVEDVHKSYGQDAAAVHALRGVSFEVPRGELVALKGRSGSGKTTLLNIVGGLDAPDRGRVHVDGRDLSELGEDGVLALRRDRVGFVFQSFGLIPILTAAENVGVPLRMRRADPREREERVELLLSLVGLADHAGQRPGELSGGQQQRVAIARALANDPALLIADEPTGQLDAETGLAVMELLRAVVHSQQVTALVATHDLTLLDLADRVLELRDGEIVEH; encoded by the coding sequence ATGAGCCAGGTCGCCACCGACACGATGGTGCGCGTGGAGGACGTCCACAAGTCGTACGGGCAGGACGCCGCCGCGGTGCACGCCCTGCGCGGAGTCTCCTTCGAGGTGCCGCGCGGCGAACTCGTCGCGCTCAAGGGCCGTTCCGGCTCCGGCAAGACCACCCTGCTCAACATCGTGGGCGGCCTCGACGCACCGGACCGCGGCCGGGTCCACGTCGATGGCCGCGACCTCTCCGAGCTGGGCGAGGACGGCGTGCTCGCGCTGCGCCGGGACCGCGTCGGCTTCGTCTTCCAGTCCTTCGGCCTCATCCCCATCCTCACGGCCGCGGAGAACGTGGGCGTGCCCCTGCGGATGCGCCGCGCCGACCCGCGCGAGCGCGAGGAGCGCGTGGAGCTGCTGCTCTCTCTCGTCGGCCTCGCCGACCACGCCGGGCAGCGGCCCGGCGAGCTCTCCGGCGGCCAGCAGCAGCGCGTCGCCATCGCCCGCGCCCTGGCCAACGACCCCGCGCTGCTCATCGCCGACGAGCCGACCGGCCAGCTCGACGCGGAGACCGGCCTCGCCGTGATGGAGCTGCTGCGCGCCGTCGTGCACAGCCAGCAGGTCACCGCCCTGGTCGCCACCCACGACCTCACCCTCCTCGACCTGGCCGACCGGGTCCTGGAACTGCGCGACGGCGAGATAGTCGAGCACTGA
- a CDS encoding sensor histidine kinase, whose amino-acid sequence MGRGKLRIYLGAAPGVGKTYAMLAEAHRRVERGTDCVVAFVEHHGRPRTEVMLHGLEQVPRRTLEHRGSAFTEMDVDAVLRRAPAVALVDELAHTNVPGSRNAKRWQDVEELLAAGVDVVSTVNIQHLESLGDVVESITGVRQRETVPDEVVRRADQIELVDMSPEALRRRMAHGNIYQPDKVDAALSNYFRPGNLTALRELALLWVADRVDEYLQQYRSEHRVSKIWGSRERIVVGLTGGPEGRTLIRRAARLAEKGAGGEVMAVYIARSDGLTGASPKELAVQRTLVEDLGGTFHHVVGDDIPAALLDFARGVNATQIVLGSSRRKTWQYVFGPGVGATVARESGPDLDVHIVTHGQIAKGRGLPVARGARLGRARIAWGWVMALAGPVALALLLSTVDLGLANDMLLFLALTVAAALLGGLLPALGSAALGSFLLNYFYTPPLHRLTIADPKNIVAIAIFVGVAVSVASVVDLAARRTHQAARLRAEAEILSFLAGSVLRGETSLEAVLERVRETFGMESVALLERRSDVDPWTCAGRVGTDRPLQRPEDADVDMPVGDHMALALTGRVLPASDRRVLAAFAAQAVVVLDRRRLQEEADQARALAEGNRIRTALLAAVSHDLRTPLAGIKAAVSSLRSEDVEWSEEDRAELLEGIEEGSDRLDHLVGNLLDMSRLQTGTVTTLIREIDLDEVVPMALGGVPEDSVDLDVPETLPMVAVDAGLLERAMANIVENAVKYSPAHTPVLVSASAIADRVEVRVVDRGPGVPDEAKDRIFEPFQRHGDAPRGAGVGLGLAVARGFAESMGGTLAAEDTPGGGLTMVLSLRAATARAAPEHTEPPPPGTGTGTGPGSGPGTGSGPPDPRPRRTERAHGADSPVPPGSVHPERQVS is encoded by the coding sequence ATGGGACGCGGCAAGCTTCGGATCTACCTCGGTGCGGCACCGGGCGTCGGCAAGACCTACGCGATGCTGGCCGAGGCGCACCGCCGGGTGGAGCGGGGCACCGACTGCGTCGTCGCGTTCGTGGAGCACCACGGCCGGCCGCGCACCGAGGTGATGCTGCACGGCCTGGAACAGGTGCCGCGCCGGACGCTGGAGCACCGCGGATCCGCCTTCACCGAGATGGACGTCGACGCGGTGCTGCGCCGCGCCCCCGCCGTCGCACTGGTGGACGAACTGGCCCACACCAACGTCCCCGGCTCCCGCAACGCCAAGCGCTGGCAGGACGTGGAGGAACTGCTCGCCGCCGGCGTCGACGTGGTCTCGACCGTCAACATCCAGCACCTGGAGTCACTCGGCGACGTCGTCGAGTCGATCACCGGAGTGCGCCAGCGCGAGACCGTCCCCGACGAGGTGGTGCGCCGCGCCGACCAGATCGAACTGGTCGACATGTCGCCGGAGGCGCTGCGCCGCCGGATGGCGCACGGCAACATCTACCAGCCCGACAAGGTCGACGCGGCCCTGTCCAACTACTTCCGCCCCGGCAACCTCACCGCCCTGCGCGAGCTGGCCCTGCTCTGGGTGGCCGACCGGGTCGACGAGTACCTCCAGCAGTACCGCAGCGAGCACCGCGTCTCCAAGATCTGGGGCTCGCGCGAGCGGATCGTGGTGGGCCTGACCGGCGGTCCCGAGGGGCGCACCCTGATCCGCCGCGCCGCCCGGCTGGCCGAGAAGGGCGCGGGCGGCGAGGTGATGGCCGTCTACATCGCCCGCAGCGACGGACTCACCGGCGCCTCCCCGAAGGAGCTGGCCGTCCAGCGCACCCTCGTGGAGGACCTGGGCGGCACCTTCCACCACGTCGTCGGCGACGACATACCGGCCGCCCTGCTCGACTTCGCGCGCGGGGTCAACGCCACCCAGATCGTGCTGGGCTCCTCCCGCCGCAAGACCTGGCAGTACGTCTTCGGTCCCGGCGTCGGCGCCACGGTGGCCCGCGAGTCCGGCCCCGACCTCGACGTGCACATCGTCACCCACGGCCAGATCGCCAAGGGCCGCGGCCTGCCCGTGGCCAGGGGCGCCCGGCTCGGCCGCGCCCGGATCGCCTGGGGCTGGGTGATGGCGCTGGCCGGCCCGGTGGCCCTCGCGCTGCTGCTCAGCACCGTGGACCTGGGCCTGGCCAACGACATGCTGCTCTTCCTCGCCCTGACGGTGGCCGCGGCCCTGCTGGGCGGCCTGCTGCCCGCGCTCGGCTCCGCGGCCCTCGGCTCCTTCCTGCTGAACTACTTCTACACACCGCCGCTGCACCGGCTGACCATCGCCGACCCCAAGAACATCGTCGCCATAGCGATCTTCGTCGGCGTCGCCGTCTCCGTCGCCTCGGTGGTCGACCTGGCCGCCCGCCGCACCCACCAGGCGGCCCGGCTGCGCGCCGAGGCCGAGATACTGTCCTTCCTCGCGGGCAGCGTCCTGCGCGGCGAGACCAGCCTGGAGGCAGTGCTCGAACGGGTGCGCGAGACCTTCGGCATGGAGTCCGTGGCACTCCTCGAACGCAGGAGCGACGTCGACCCCTGGACGTGCGCCGGCCGGGTCGGCACCGACCGGCCGCTCCAGCGCCCCGAGGACGCGGACGTGGACATGCCGGTCGGGGACCACATGGCGCTGGCGCTGACCGGGCGCGTCCTGCCCGCCTCCGACCGCCGGGTGCTCGCCGCCTTCGCCGCCCAGGCCGTCGTCGTCCTGGACCGCCGCCGGCTCCAGGAGGAGGCCGACCAGGCCCGCGCCCTGGCCGAGGGCAACCGCATCCGCACCGCGCTGCTGGCCGCCGTCAGCCACGACCTGCGCACCCCCCTCGCCGGGATCAAGGCCGCCGTCTCCTCGCTGCGCTCCGAGGACGTCGAGTGGTCCGAGGAGGACCGGGCCGAACTCCTCGAAGGCATCGAGGAGGGCTCCGACCGGCTCGACCACCTCGTGGGCAACCTGCTGGACATGTCCCGCCTCCAGACCGGCACCGTCACCACCCTCATCCGCGAGATCGACCTCGACGAGGTGGTGCCGATGGCGCTGGGCGGAGTGCCCGAGGACAGCGTCGACCTGGACGTCCCCGAGACGCTGCCGATGGTCGCCGTGGACGCCGGGCTGCTGGAACGCGCCATGGCCAACATCGTCGAGAACGCCGTGAAGTACAGCCCGGCCCACACCCCGGTCCTGGTGTCGGCCAGCGCGATCGCCGACCGCGTCGAGGTGCGGGTCGTCGACCGCGGCCCCGGCGTGCCCGACGAGGCGAAGGACCGTATCTTCGAGCCCTTCCAGCGGCACGGCGACGCCCCGCGCGGCGCGGGTGTCGGCCTCGGCCTCGCGGTGGCCCGCGGCTTCGCCGAGTCCATGGGCGGCACGCTCGCCGCCGAGGACACCCCCGGCGGCGGCCTCACCATGGTCCTCAGCCTGCGCGCGGCGACGGCCCGCGCCGCGCCGGAGCACACCGAGCCGCCCCCGCCCGGCACCGGCACCGGCACCGGACCAGGATCCGGGCCCGGCACCGGATCCGGCCCGCCGGACCCCCGACCGCGCCGCACCGAACGGGCGCACGGCGCCGACAGCCCCGTACCCCCGGGCTCAGTACACCCAGAAAGGCAGGTTTCATGA
- a CDS encoding response regulator yields the protein MTRVLVVDDEPQIVRALVINLKARKYEVDAAPDGRTALDLAASRHPDVVVLDLGLPDMDGVEVIRGLRGWTRVPILVLSARHSSDEKVEALDAGADDYVTKPFGMDELLARLRAAVRRAEPVGGGEDDVTTVETAQFTVDLAAKKVNRGGKDVRLTPTEWHLLEVLVRNTGRLVSQKQLLQEVWGPSYGTETNYLRVYMAQLRRKLEADPSHPAHFLTEPGMGYRFEK from the coding sequence ATGACCAGGGTGCTGGTGGTCGACGACGAACCGCAGATCGTGCGGGCCCTCGTGATCAACCTCAAGGCACGCAAGTACGAGGTCGACGCCGCGCCCGACGGCCGTACCGCACTCGACCTCGCCGCCTCCCGCCACCCCGACGTGGTCGTCCTCGACCTGGGCCTGCCCGACATGGACGGCGTCGAGGTGATCAGGGGCCTGCGCGGCTGGACCCGGGTGCCGATCCTGGTGCTGTCCGCCCGGCACTCCTCCGACGAGAAGGTCGAGGCGCTGGACGCGGGCGCCGACGACTATGTCACCAAGCCCTTCGGCATGGACGAGTTGCTGGCCCGGCTGCGCGCCGCCGTCCGCCGGGCCGAGCCCGTGGGCGGGGGCGAGGACGACGTCACCACCGTGGAGACCGCGCAGTTCACCGTCGACCTCGCCGCGAAGAAGGTCAACCGGGGCGGCAAGGACGTGCGGCTGACCCCGACCGAGTGGCACCTGCTGGAGGTGCTGGTGCGCAACACCGGCCGCCTGGTCAGCCAGAAGCAGCTGCTCCAGGAGGTGTGGGGGCCGTCGTACGGCACCGAGACGAACTACCTGCGCGTCTACATGGCCCAGCTGCGCCGCAAGCTGGAGGCCGACCCCTCGCACCCCGCGCACTTCCTCACCGAGCCGGGCATGGGCTACCGCTTCGAGAAGTGA
- a CDS encoding OB-fold nucleic acid binding domain-containing protein: protein MSAVPRSEKPAGRFRRMLDRLSSSQEDLESEELREDTETAGCTRIGDCHDRQVVTVTGTLRTVTLRPRAGVPALEAELFDGSAALDVVWLGRRSIVGIEPGRKLIASGRISMSRGRRVLFNPKYELRPLGRE from the coding sequence ATGAGTGCCGTTCCCCGATCCGAGAAGCCCGCGGGCCGGTTCCGGCGCATGCTCGACCGGCTCTCCTCCTCGCAGGAGGACCTGGAGTCCGAGGAGCTGCGCGAGGACACCGAGACCGCCGGCTGCACCCGCATCGGTGACTGCCACGACCGCCAGGTCGTCACGGTTACTGGTACCTTGCGCACGGTCACCCTGCGCCCGCGTGCCGGAGTCCCCGCCCTGGAGGCGGAGCTGTTCGACGGTTCCGCCGCCCTGGACGTGGTGTGGCTCGGCCGGCGTTCCATCGTGGGTATAGAACCGGGGCGCAAGCTGATCGCATCGGGCCGGATCTCCATGAGCCGGGGCCGCCGGGTGCTGTTCAACCCCAAGTACGAACTGCGACCCCTCGGACGGGAGTAG
- a CDS encoding DUF3159 domain-containing protein, with amino-acid sequence MTSLDKPTEETTAADDSRAVTEAALFEAFGGVRGMVETVLPGLLFVSIFTVNKDLHWSAVAALAVSVVLVAVRLVMRDTVKHAFSGVFGVVFGVVFAMMTGNAKDFYLPGMLYTLGLSLAYIVTALAGVPLIGLILGPVFKENLSWRTRNPGRKKAYTKASWAWGLILLAKCAILFPLYWWADTTQLGWILVALKIPPFLLAVWLTWVFLAKAPAPIDVFAEMEAEEQAEKAEEAEKAEKKAEEERGAALAAETAGPEGDTSPAAGRHRRGA; translated from the coding sequence GTGACGTCACTCGACAAGCCGACCGAAGAGACGACCGCCGCCGACGACTCGAGGGCGGTGACGGAGGCCGCGCTGTTCGAGGCGTTCGGCGGGGTCCGGGGCATGGTGGAGACCGTGCTGCCCGGCCTGCTCTTCGTCAGCATCTTCACCGTCAACAAGGACCTGCACTGGTCGGCCGTCGCCGCCCTCGCGGTCTCCGTGGTGCTGGTCGCCGTCCGGCTGGTGATGCGGGACACCGTCAAGCACGCCTTCAGCGGCGTCTTCGGCGTGGTCTTCGGTGTCGTCTTCGCGATGATGACCGGCAACGCCAAGGACTTCTACCTGCCGGGCATGCTCTACACCCTCGGGCTGAGCCTCGCCTACATCGTCACCGCGCTGGCCGGTGTGCCGCTGATCGGACTGATCCTCGGCCCGGTCTTCAAGGAGAACCTCTCCTGGCGCACCCGCAACCCCGGCCGCAAGAAGGCGTACACCAAGGCGAGCTGGGCCTGGGGCCTGATCCTGCTCGCCAAGTGCGCGATCCTCTTCCCGCTGTACTGGTGGGCCGACACCACCCAGCTCGGCTGGATCCTGGTCGCCCTGAAGATCCCGCCGTTCCTGCTGGCGGTCTGGCTGACCTGGGTTTTCCTGGCGAAGGCGCCCGCGCCCATCGACGTGTTCGCGGAGATGGAGGCGGAGGAGCAGGCCGAGAAGGCCGAGGAAGCCGAGAAAGCCGAGAAAAAGGCCGAGGAGGAGCGCGGGGCCGCCCTGGCGGCCGAGACGGCGGGCCCCGAGGGCGACACGTCCCCGGCGGCGGGCCGCCACCGCCGAGGCGCGTAG
- a CDS encoding potassium channel family protein, giving the protein MRVAIAGAGAVGRSIAGELLENGHEVLLIDKAPTAISVERVPQAEWLLADACEITSLDEAALQRCNVVIAATGDDKVNLVVSLLAKTEYGVPRVVARVNNPKNEWLFNEAWGVDVAVSTPRLMSALVEEAVSVGDLVRLLRFSHGDANLVELTLPEESALAGIQVGDVRWPEDTSLVTIIRGTRVLTPSQEDSLEVGDELLFVAAQAREEQLEDLLSKRRHEDAEG; this is encoded by the coding sequence ATGAGGGTCGCCATTGCCGGTGCCGGCGCGGTCGGACGCTCGATCGCGGGCGAGCTGCTGGAGAACGGCCACGAGGTCCTTCTCATCGACAAGGCGCCGACCGCCATCTCGGTCGAGCGCGTCCCGCAGGCCGAGTGGCTGCTCGCCGACGCCTGCGAGATCACGTCCCTGGACGAGGCGGCGCTCCAGCGCTGCAACGTGGTGATCGCCGCGACGGGCGACGACAAGGTGAACCTGGTCGTCTCGCTGCTGGCGAAGACGGAGTACGGCGTGCCGCGCGTCGTCGCCCGGGTGAACAACCCGAAGAACGAGTGGCTGTTCAACGAGGCGTGGGGGGTGGACGTCGCCGTGTCCACGCCGCGGCTGATGTCGGCCCTGGTCGAGGAGGCGGTGAGCGTCGGCGACCTGGTGCGGCTGCTGCGCTTCAGCCACGGTGACGCGAACCTGGTCGAGCTGACCCTGCCGGAGGAGTCGGCGCTCGCCGGCATCCAGGTCGGTGACGTGCGCTGGCCCGAGGACACCTCCCTGGTGACCATCATCCGCGGCACCCGGGTGCTCACCCCGTCGCAGGAGGACTCGCTGGAGGTCGGTGACGAACTGCTGTTCGTGGCCGCGCAGGCCCGCGAGGAGCAACTGGAGGACCTGCTGTCGAAGCGGCGGCACGAGGACGCCGAGGGCTAG